A region of Chitinophaga horti DNA encodes the following proteins:
- a CDS encoding GH92 family glycosyl hydrolase, which produces MKQQLIIALLLAALPAFAQQKDLVAYANTLQGTNSEYALSNGNTYPTTSLPFGMHAWSPQTGKNGDGWKYQYKATTIRGFQQAHQCSPWVGDYAVFTLMPVAGELKTHEDERAAAFSHDRETARPDYYKVTFDNHTTTELTTTERGAHLRFSFPARVPAHVVLDGYNALSGVRIYPSERKITGYVTNGRFIPKNFRNYFVIVFDQPFESFGTWENVHNRQLKGNDTLEAVGAGAYITFRPGSKVSAKVASSYISAEQAETTLQQELGRYRSFTDTRSASQKIWNTLFRNVLVEGGTQEELATFYSCLFRANLFSHQFFEYDQNGKPYYFSPYDGKVHNGYMYTDNGFWDTFRAQFPLNTILHPTMTGRYMQALLDAQQQCGWLPAWSFPGETGGMLGNHAISLLTDAWVKGIRTFDPKQALDAYFHEAMNKGPWGGANGRAGWKEYYQLGYVAFPESHGSTSQTLEYAYDDFCGYQLAKLTGQTFYAQLFARTMLNYKNQYDSTTGFMRGRKLNGDWLENFDPYEWGGPYTEGNAWHWQWSVFHDVRGLINLMGGEQPFLNKLDSLFTAPPTVNVGYYKQMIHEMTEMVNAKMGQYAHGNQPVQHAIYLYNYTSQPWKAQALARKVMANQYNAGENGFPGDEDQGQMSSWYVMSALGFYSVCPGTDEYVIGSPVFGKATIKLENGNTFLVEARNNNAQNVYIQSATLNGKPYTHHWIRHSDIMAGGTLVLEMGDKPATGRGLADADQPFSLSRP; this is translated from the coding sequence ATGAAGCAGCAACTGATTATCGCCTTATTGCTGGCCGCTTTGCCAGCCTTTGCCCAACAGAAAGACCTCGTAGCCTATGCCAACACACTACAAGGCACCAACTCCGAATACGCCCTGAGTAACGGGAACACGTATCCCACCACTTCACTTCCTTTCGGTATGCATGCCTGGTCGCCACAAACCGGTAAAAACGGCGATGGATGGAAGTACCAGTACAAAGCCACCACGATCCGTGGTTTTCAACAGGCACACCAATGCAGTCCCTGGGTAGGCGATTATGCCGTATTTACACTGATGCCGGTGGCCGGTGAACTTAAAACGCATGAAGATGAACGTGCGGCGGCCTTTAGCCACGACCGCGAAACTGCCCGTCCCGATTACTACAAAGTGACGTTCGATAATCATACGACCACCGAGCTTACTACTACCGAACGAGGTGCACACCTGCGTTTCTCTTTTCCCGCCAGGGTGCCGGCGCATGTTGTGCTCGACGGTTACAATGCGCTCAGCGGCGTGCGTATCTATCCGTCAGAAAGAAAAATTACAGGTTATGTGACCAACGGCCGTTTCATCCCGAAAAACTTTCGCAATTACTTCGTGATCGTTTTCGATCAACCGTTTGAATCGTTCGGTACCTGGGAGAATGTGCATAATCGCCAGCTGAAAGGCAACGACACGCTGGAGGCAGTGGGTGCGGGTGCTTATATTACTTTCCGGCCGGGCTCAAAGGTGTCGGCTAAAGTCGCTTCTTCCTACATCAGTGCTGAACAGGCGGAGACTACACTGCAACAGGAGTTAGGCCGCTACCGCAGTTTCACCGATACCCGTTCTGCCTCTCAGAAAATATGGAATACGCTGTTCCGCAATGTGCTGGTAGAAGGCGGCACGCAGGAAGAATTGGCTACGTTTTACTCCTGCCTGTTCCGCGCGAATCTCTTCTCGCATCAATTCTTCGAATACGATCAAAACGGGAAGCCATATTACTTTAGTCCGTACGATGGTAAGGTGCATAACGGTTACATGTATACGGACAATGGCTTTTGGGACACCTTCCGCGCGCAGTTCCCGCTCAACACGATATTACATCCAACGATGACGGGCCGCTACATGCAGGCTTTGCTTGATGCGCAGCAACAATGCGGCTGGCTGCCTGCCTGGTCGTTCCCCGGTGAAACAGGCGGGATGCTCGGCAACCACGCGATCTCGCTATTGACGGATGCCTGGGTGAAAGGCATCCGCACGTTCGATCCGAAACAGGCACTGGACGCCTACTTTCATGAGGCCATGAACAAAGGTCCCTGGGGCGGCGCCAACGGTCGCGCAGGGTGGAAGGAGTATTACCAGCTCGGCTATGTAGCCTTCCCTGAATCGCACGGCAGTACGTCGCAAACGCTGGAATATGCCTACGATGACTTCTGCGGTTACCAGCTGGCGAAGCTGACCGGACAAACGTTCTACGCACAACTCTTCGCCCGCACGATGTTGAATTACAAAAACCAGTACGATAGCACCACCGGTTTCATGCGCGGCCGAAAACTCAATGGCGACTGGCTGGAAAACTTCGATCCGTACGAATGGGGCGGGCCATATACCGAGGGTAATGCCTGGCACTGGCAATGGTCGGTGTTTCATGATGTACGCGGACTGATCAACCTGATGGGAGGCGAGCAACCTTTTCTGAATAAACTCGACTCCTTATTCACCGCACCGCCAACCGTAAACGTAGGCTACTACAAACAAATGATCCACGAGATGACTGAAATGGTGAATGCGAAGATGGGCCAGTATGCACACGGAAATCAGCCCGTTCAGCATGCCATCTATCTCTATAACTATACTTCCCAACCCTGGAAGGCCCAGGCACTGGCACGCAAGGTAATGGCAAATCAGTACAACGCAGGGGAGAATGGTTTTCCGGGTGATGAAGACCAGGGGCAGATGTCGTCATGGTACGTAATGAGCGCATTAGGTTTTTACAGCGTGTGCCCCGGCACCGATGAATATGTGATCGGCAGCCCGGTGTTCGGAAAGGCTACCATCAAACTGGAAAACGGCAACACCTTCCTGGTGGAGGCGAGAAACAACAATGCACAAAACGTATACATTCAATCGGCTACGCTGAATGGCAAGCCATATACCCATCATTGGATCAGACACAGCGATATCATGGCAGGAGGTACGCTGGTGCTGGAGATGGGAGATAAACCGGCGACAGGCCGCGGACTGGCAGATGCCGATCAGCCTTTTTCACTCAGCCGCCCATAA
- a CDS encoding RNA polymerase sigma-70 factor produces MQKALSTYVDEALFQLVKQGDKAAFDEIYKRYWQELLDAAYKRVKEPETAMELVQELLVHLYLKRETIELTTNLRGYLHTALKNRVLNSVRAQLVRNTYQQHLSRDGNTFQPDAASTLQLKELQRQIDVSCASMPEKCREVFFLSRREHLSYQHIADRLGISVNTVEKHMVKALKILRTHLKEYHFSILWCLIWIGRWLHGRGIF; encoded by the coding sequence ATGCAAAAAGCACTTTCCACGTACGTTGATGAAGCATTGTTCCAGCTGGTAAAGCAGGGCGATAAAGCGGCGTTTGATGAGATTTACAAACGATACTGGCAGGAGTTGCTCGATGCGGCCTATAAACGGGTGAAAGAGCCGGAAACCGCGATGGAGCTGGTGCAGGAACTGTTAGTGCATCTCTACCTGAAACGGGAAACGATCGAACTCACCACCAATTTGCGCGGATACCTGCATACAGCACTTAAAAACCGGGTACTCAATTCGGTGCGTGCACAGTTGGTGCGAAACACTTACCAGCAACATCTTTCCAGGGATGGTAATACTTTTCAGCCGGATGCTGCCAGTACTTTACAACTCAAAGAACTGCAACGCCAGATAGACGTGTCCTGCGCCAGTATGCCCGAGAAATGCCGCGAGGTATTTTTTCTCAGCCGCCGCGAACATCTTTCGTATCAGCACATCGCCGACCGGCTGGGCATATCGGTAAACACAGTAGAAAAACATATGGTGAAGGCGCTTAAAATTCTGCGCACGCATCTCAAAGAATATCATTTCTCGATTTTATGGTGCCTGATCTGGATAGGCCGCTGGCTGCATGGCCGCGGTATTTTTTAG
- a CDS encoding FecR family protein encodes MDNTRLKELLSKYQEGTATAAEMREIDEWYQSLDAQPALTSQLDGEERVALEQLLLLRITRNIEAAEPMRVVKRPARYWWAAAVVLLLGAGGWWMTRDKTTSPTPVLATLEAGKNSIKKIVLPDSTAVWLNFDSKITYSATGREVWLEGEGYFDVASAKAQPFLVHAGGLEVKVLGTSFNIDAYTPSDKVTVTVANGKVAIGNDNVTATALTAGQQAIYLPKNASLVTVLVDAADFAAWRQGQLVFREMKFRDIALRLERRYDAHIRFEDNEVSEALLTGSFDDKVSLSKVMDMLCDIHGYKYRKTPGKNEYLVFRERKK; translated from the coding sequence ATGGATAATACCCGGTTAAAAGAATTATTAAGCAAATACCAGGAAGGTACCGCGACTGCCGCCGAAATGCGGGAGATCGACGAATGGTACCAGTCCCTGGATGCGCAACCTGCACTCACATCGCAATTAGACGGCGAAGAACGTGTGGCGCTGGAACAACTGTTATTGCTCCGCATCACCCGCAACATTGAAGCGGCTGAGCCGATGCGTGTAGTAAAACGCCCGGCACGTTACTGGTGGGCGGCGGCTGTTGTGTTATTGCTCGGTGCCGGCGGCTGGTGGATGACGCGGGATAAAACTACGTCGCCAACACCCGTACTCGCTACCCTGGAGGCAGGCAAAAACAGTATTAAAAAGATCGTACTGCCTGACAGCACGGCTGTATGGCTCAACTTCGATAGTAAGATTACCTATTCCGCTACCGGCCGTGAAGTATGGCTGGAAGGGGAAGGCTACTTTGATGTAGCATCCGCAAAAGCACAGCCTTTCCTGGTGCATGCGGGCGGCCTCGAGGTGAAGGTGCTGGGCACCAGTTTTAATATCGATGCCTACACGCCGTCAGACAAAGTAACCGTAACAGTCGCTAATGGTAAGGTAGCGATCGGGAATGATAACGTTACTGCCACTGCACTCACTGCCGGCCAACAGGCGATCTACCTGCCGAAAAACGCAAGCCTGGTTACCGTGCTGGTCGATGCAGCAGACTTTGCTGCCTGGCGGCAGGGCCAGCTGGTATTCAGAGAAATGAAATTCCGTGATATCGCGCTTAGACTGGAACGACGCTACGATGCTCACATCCGGTTTGAGGATAATGAAGTGTCGGAAGCTTTGCTAACGGGCAGCTTCGACGATAAGGTGAGCTTATCGAAAGTGATGGACATGTTATGCGACATACACGGTTACAAATACCGCAAAACGCCCGGGAAAAACGAGTACCTGGTGTTCCGCGAACGTAAGAAATAA
- a CDS encoding TonB-dependent receptor encodes MKDTLAEWLHATTWRVTCLVLVCCCLHFLPAYSQQGPETPLWHTMVDIRISDETFEKVFDQVEAATPFRFVYNPNEINGSGRVTIRKRLSVAAALQLLPPGLQYELRGRNILITRKEDVNTRQLLTGRVADIQNKPLPGVSVQMKGAQHGVITDESGRFSLEGGAGDTLRFGLIGYYEQEVAVGTTGLLYVRMLPKQAALREVVVIGYGTSSKENLTTTIGNVKGEDLKERPSNMNVMQGLAGRVAGVSVMINSGKPGGNPIVKIRGTGSINAYNAPLYVIDGIVGADPMIIDPNIVAAVDVLKDAAASAIYGARGANGVIVITTKKGKKSSPGLTFRNTLSVGTRARKINLMNAEEALDMFRRQYEYLPGRTAPHLDAANDFPRKQELFNADGTPRYHTDWQNEASRVAVSHEHALSFSAGKDGITALVNLSYNEQQGILLNSYSRQVNGFVNVGWDVNRWLHVQAVLNSGAFKQNNVDINTLGLNAVRQIYEFLPFLPVRYADGSHSRKGDYPGAEESENPVRLMNEVQSVAGRSYTMGNLQATMRLTSRLQFTAGISGQTGANYSLYYAGRDLRGFSDVQQGVATRGHGNSASWTSEDYLTWNGETGKHKLTAVLGASWYYFATMNTQAGAEGFFDDFFAYNSLQTGLVPQRPVSGSGRSTMNAYYTRVNYNYDHRYLLGFSFRMDGASRFGARNVYGYFPSFSGAWRVSSEPFFQDVQLVSDLKLRGSYGIVGNADIADYVTQDRLNSSQVVFNGQLAPSVTLAALGNKNLKWEKAHQLNVGIDASLLEGRIQFTGDVYNRVTKDLLYYKLLPATTGYVGAYDNIGAIRNRGIEISVTGGLIRHRDFSWNTSLIYAMNRSRVLSLNGDIIYPWGGRIMAGRPLNEFYGYKRLGTWGTHEAAEAAVYGKKPGDVKYADLNNNKAKDANDRTVLGNGMPKFDAALSQMLTYKNISLGIDLQVIYGHSLANLTRLIMETAAPATNSYKEVLNAWTPDRQQTMQPAFRLPADGYDSEIDSYNIERGTFLRLRNVVLYYRLSDAWLKRVRMQAATITLSAENFFLLTNYKGYDPEASSFDGDFNQGVDLYQYPKPKTLSLSLNIAF; translated from the coding sequence ATGAAAGATACATTGGCAGAATGGCTGCATGCAACAACCTGGCGGGTTACCTGCCTGGTATTGGTATGTTGTTGCCTGCACTTTCTGCCGGCCTATTCGCAACAAGGTCCGGAAACACCGCTCTGGCACACGATGGTGGACATCCGCATATCTGACGAAACGTTCGAAAAGGTATTCGACCAGGTAGAGGCTGCCACGCCCTTCCGGTTCGTGTACAATCCGAATGAGATCAACGGCAGTGGCCGGGTGACGATCCGCAAACGCCTGTCCGTAGCAGCAGCCTTACAGTTATTACCGCCTGGACTTCAATATGAACTACGTGGCCGTAATATACTCATCACGCGAAAAGAAGATGTCAATACCAGGCAACTGCTCACCGGGCGTGTGGCCGACATCCAGAACAAACCGTTACCGGGTGTAAGTGTGCAGATGAAAGGTGCGCAGCATGGGGTGATCACCGACGAATCCGGGCGATTCAGCCTCGAAGGCGGGGCGGGTGATACATTGCGTTTTGGTTTGATCGGCTACTACGAACAGGAAGTAGCAGTGGGCACCACCGGCTTATTGTACGTAAGGATGTTGCCGAAACAGGCGGCCTTACGCGAAGTGGTAGTGATCGGCTATGGCACATCGAGCAAAGAAAACCTGACCACCACCATTGGCAACGTAAAAGGAGAGGACCTGAAAGAGCGGCCTTCCAACATGAATGTGATGCAAGGTTTGGCCGGCCGGGTGGCAGGCGTAAGTGTGATGATCAACTCCGGTAAACCGGGCGGCAACCCGATCGTGAAGATCCGTGGTACGGGTTCTATCAACGCCTACAACGCACCGTTGTACGTGATCGATGGCATCGTGGGAGCCGATCCGATGATCATCGATCCCAATATTGTGGCGGCTGTGGATGTGTTGAAAGATGCCGCCGCTTCGGCGATTTACGGGGCACGCGGTGCAAATGGTGTCATCGTCATCACCACCAAGAAAGGGAAGAAGAGTAGTCCGGGTTTAACGTTCCGCAATACACTAAGCGTCGGTACCAGGGCGCGAAAGATCAACCTGATGAATGCGGAGGAAGCGCTGGATATGTTCCGCCGGCAATACGAATACCTGCCTGGTCGCACCGCGCCACACCTGGATGCTGCCAACGATTTTCCGCGTAAGCAGGAATTGTTTAATGCAGACGGCACGCCCAGGTATCATACCGATTGGCAGAACGAAGCCAGCAGGGTAGCGGTATCGCACGAACATGCATTGTCTTTTTCTGCCGGGAAAGATGGGATTACGGCGCTCGTAAACTTGTCGTATAACGAGCAGCAGGGCATCTTACTGAACAGTTACTCGCGGCAGGTGAATGGCTTCGTGAACGTAGGCTGGGACGTGAACCGCTGGTTACATGTACAGGCCGTGTTGAACAGTGGCGCCTTCAAACAAAATAATGTGGATATCAATACGCTTGGACTAAATGCCGTACGTCAGATATATGAGTTCTTACCTTTTTTGCCGGTGCGTTATGCAGATGGCAGTCACTCGAGGAAGGGTGATTATCCCGGTGCGGAAGAATCTGAAAACCCCGTTCGGCTAATGAACGAGGTGCAATCCGTGGCAGGCCGCTCGTACACCATGGGCAATCTGCAAGCCACGATGCGGCTCACCAGCCGCCTGCAATTTACCGCAGGCATCAGCGGACAAACGGGCGCTAACTACAGCCTGTACTACGCCGGCCGCGATCTGCGTGGTTTCTCGGATGTACAGCAGGGCGTAGCGACGCGAGGCCATGGCAACTCCGCTTCGTGGACGTCGGAAGACTATCTCACCTGGAATGGCGAAACCGGTAAACACAAGCTGACCGCAGTATTAGGGGCCAGCTGGTATTACTTCGCCACCATGAACACACAGGCGGGAGCAGAAGGCTTCTTCGACGACTTCTTTGCGTACAATAGTCTGCAAACCGGATTGGTGCCGCAAAGGCCTGTATCTGGTTCTGGTCGCAGTACGATGAATGCGTATTATACGCGGGTCAACTATAACTACGATCACCGTTACCTGCTGGGTTTTTCTTTCAGGATGGATGGGGCCTCCCGTTTCGGCGCACGTAACGTGTACGGTTACTTTCCGAGCTTTTCCGGTGCCTGGCGCGTTTCTTCGGAACCTTTCTTCCAGGATGTGCAGTTGGTATCTGACCTGAAGCTGCGGGGCAGTTATGGCATCGTAGGCAATGCGGATATTGCAGACTACGTAACGCAGGATCGCCTGAACAGCAGTCAGGTGGTGTTTAACGGGCAGCTTGCACCGTCAGTTACACTCGCAGCGCTTGGTAACAAAAACCTGAAATGGGAAAAGGCGCATCAGCTGAACGTAGGTATCGATGCATCGCTGCTCGAAGGGCGCATACAGTTTACAGGCGATGTGTACAACCGCGTTACGAAGGATTTGCTGTACTACAAGTTATTGCCGGCTACTACAGGTTACGTAGGCGCGTACGATAACATCGGCGCGATCCGTAACAGGGGCATAGAGATTTCTGTGACAGGGGGACTGATCCGCCACCGCGATTTTTCCTGGAACACTTCTCTGATCTACGCCATGAACCGCTCGCGTGTACTATCGCTAAACGGGGATATTATTTATCCATGGGGCGGACGTATTATGGCAGGTCGGCCGCTGAATGAATTTTACGGCTATAAACGCCTGGGCACCTGGGGTACACACGAAGCGGCAGAAGCTGCGGTGTACGGTAAAAAGCCCGGTGACGTGAAGTATGCCGATCTGAATAACAACAAGGCCAAAGATGCGAATGACCGCACGGTGTTAGGTAATGGCATGCCAAAGTTTGATGCCGCGTTATCGCAGATGCTGACGTATAAAAACATTTCCCTCGGGATTGATCTGCAGGTGATTTACGGTCACAGTCTGGCCAACCTGACGCGACTGATCATGGAAACCGCCGCCCCGGCCACGAACAGCTACAAAGAAGTGCTGAATGCCTGGACGCCGGATCGACAACAAACCATGCAGCCCGCGTTTCGTTTGCCTGCGGATGGATATGACAGTGAGATCGATAGTTACAATATAGAAAGAGGTACTTTCCTGCGGTTGCGGAATGTGGTACTCTACTATCGGCTGTCTGACGCATGGCTGAAACGCGTCCGCATGCAGGCAGCTACGATCACGCTCAGTGCGGAAAACTTTTTCTTACTGACGAATTATAAAGGCTACGATCCGGAGGCCTCGTCGTTCGACGGCGACTTTAACCAGGGTGTAGACTTGTACCAATACCCGAAACCGAAAACATTATCGCTTTCATTAAACATTGCATTTTGA
- a CDS encoding RagB/SusD family nutrient uptake outer membrane protein, with product MNRLVLIILLLTGVACNKFLEETPTGALNPGNYYKTPEQVLAAVNGTYDGLARPFEINIGIAVSPVYALEYITGYSRRPRPSGAEDDQFLQLQRLDPANSRLQNWWNATYYPVENCNSVIENILTTKVVDSVIRQRYLGEVYFLRAWYYFQAVRLFGDVPLKLTSTKDFNNVKIRRSPTAAVYDQIVKDLQAAEQSGLPWTDISGRVTQGAVKSLLSKVYITMAGYPLQKGAPYYQLAYEKSAEVINSKSFTLFTNYTDLRNVANQNKAEHILMLQRHTTAAPSNIHGAYLPYPVLAISIQPGYGGAMAPVTAFYNSYADTDARKQERAFFYTRYPRYGKPTDTIVFPSPYVYKFWDDAAEVSGRSGANFPLLRYADVLLICAEAKARADGGVTNDAVAVDAYYAVRHRAFPAEARPATVSAEAALKERYWELCFEFQTWYDMLRTRQAFDVTNGAFVPLKGYKAPNHLRAFEDADLLFPLPLAEVQKNPDLAL from the coding sequence TTGAACCGATTGGTGCTGATCATATTACTGCTGACAGGTGTTGCCTGTAATAAGTTCCTGGAGGAAACGCCGACTGGCGCGCTAAATCCGGGCAACTATTACAAGACGCCCGAGCAGGTGCTGGCCGCCGTAAACGGTACATATGACGGTCTGGCAAGGCCTTTCGAAATTAATATCGGTATCGCCGTAAGTCCTGTGTATGCACTGGAATACATCACCGGTTACAGCCGCAGGCCAAGGCCCTCCGGCGCGGAAGACGATCAGTTCCTGCAACTGCAACGGCTCGATCCGGCTAATTCACGGTTGCAAAACTGGTGGAACGCTACGTACTACCCGGTAGAGAACTGTAACAGTGTCATCGAAAACATCCTCACAACTAAAGTGGTGGATTCGGTTATCCGTCAACGTTACCTGGGCGAAGTGTACTTCCTGCGTGCGTGGTACTACTTCCAGGCGGTGCGGTTGTTCGGCGACGTGCCTCTGAAACTTACTTCCACCAAAGATTTTAACAATGTAAAGATCAGGCGTTCGCCCACGGCGGCGGTGTATGACCAGATCGTGAAAGATTTGCAGGCGGCGGAACAAAGTGGCCTGCCGTGGACAGATATTTCGGGCCGCGTTACGCAGGGCGCGGTGAAGTCACTACTGTCAAAAGTATATATCACGATGGCGGGTTATCCTTTGCAGAAGGGAGCCCCGTACTACCAGCTGGCTTATGAAAAGTCGGCGGAAGTGATCAACAGTAAAAGTTTTACACTATTTACGAATTACACCGATCTGCGCAATGTGGCGAATCAGAATAAGGCAGAACATATCCTGATGTTGCAGCGGCATACCACCGCTGCTCCGAGTAACATACACGGTGCGTACCTGCCATACCCGGTATTGGCCATCTCGATTCAACCAGGCTATGGCGGCGCGATGGCACCAGTAACGGCTTTTTACAATAGTTATGCAGATACCGATGCCCGTAAGCAGGAGCGTGCCTTTTTTTACACCCGTTACCCGCGCTACGGCAAACCGACCGATACCATCGTTTTCCCGTCGCCGTACGTGTACAAGTTCTGGGACGATGCAGCGGAAGTATCCGGTCGCTCGGGGGCAAATTTTCCCTTGCTGCGTTATGCGGATGTGCTGCTTATTTGCGCGGAGGCTAAAGCCCGTGCAGATGGCGGTGTGACGAACGATGCGGTTGCGGTGGATGCTTATTACGCAGTGCGCCACCGGGCATTTCCGGCGGAGGCGCGTCCGGCCACAGTATCGGCGGAGGCAGCATTGAAGGAGCGGTATTGGGAGCTTTGTTTCGAGTTTCAGACCTGGTACGATATGCTGCGTACCCGGCAGGCGTTCGATGTAACGAATGGTGCGTTCGTGCCGCTGAAAGGATACAAGGCGCCTAATCATTTGAGAGCATTTGAAGACGCAGATCTTCTATTTCCATTACCATTAGCAGAAGTTCAGAAAAACCCGGACTTAGCACTATAA